The DNA segment TGGGGGCACACAGCTTCCATAAGGGTGTGACTCCATTAGCCCTTTTAGAAAAAAGTCCCCCAGGCTCTTCTGTGTAGAAGGGCTGTCACCCTTCCCTGAAATTGTAGAGCTGTTGTGGAACTCTCTGTAATATCTCTGGGTCTGGCCTGGGAGCCTTGAGGCAGGTGGACCCTCTTCAGCAGCGGTTGTATCTATTTCATAAACCGTGCAAGGGGGTATGTCTGGATCTGCAGGAAGTTGCTGCAGCAAAGACCTAATTCCCCTTCACTCCCCTTGCTCCAAGCAAGTCAGTCCTGCCTCAGCCATGCATACTTCAAGGTGCTCTGGCAGGGATAAAAgtgaaaagggggggggggggggggggaagtgtcCTAGGCATAGAGATGCACCAAATCCTTTCACAGTATTCTGGGACTTCGCTGACACTGTGTGCAGCGAGATACTGAAAGCTTTCAAAGTTCAATCTAATTCCCATTCCCTAAGCCTCACCTTGTCGCTCTTGGGCAGGTTTGGACTGCGATATCGACATCCCCAAAACTATCCAGATGGTACGCAGGCAGCGTTCGGGCATGGTGCAGACGGAGGCACAGTACAAGTTTGTTTACATGGCTGTTCAGCAGTACATTGAGGCTGAGCAGAAGAGGTTGGAAGAAGAACAGGTGAGTCCTCTTGGGCTTGGTTGGAAAAGCAAGGGCAGAAGTTGGCCCACACCAAGCACCGCTTCCACTCCCACCATCTGCCTGGGGCTGCAATGCTGCCCTGAACACGTGGAAATAAATCCACACCCACTGGTCCCCTGCTGGCATACAGCACCTTTCTTCTATATCTGCGTTGAGTGGGATTTTattgtctttgctttctcttccagaggaataaaaggaaagagCGCGATTACTTGAATATCGGCTACTCTCCTATGGAAAAAGGCAGAGCCAAAGGGCAGCCCCCTTCACCACGGACCCAGGCTGTGTAAGCTGAGCGTCTCTCCCAGGGCTAAGAACTCTTGCAGCAGTAGACAGAACAGCTTGAGCAAAGGCCCCAGTATTTATCTGTTGCCAGCCTGCCTCTCCCATACCTGAAACCTGGCCAGTTGCTGGGTATCGTACGGGAAAGGCTAAGCATGGAGGGGTGACCCCACCGCCCCATCAtcagggctggtggcagcgCACCTTGCCTGTGTGCCACGCTTctggaaaggagaggaggaaatcGAGCCCGATATCCTTGCCTTGGGAGAATCAGGTAGCGAGTGAAACTGTGCTACTGCCACTGAGGGACTTTCATAGCAAAATCTGAAGTAAGACGggaagagagcagagcagagggaggtggATTCACACCCATGTGGAGAGGGAGCATGTGCTAAGTAAGGAGCATGAGTGCCTTACAGAAGCAGAGATAAAACACCTCACACTGTTCTTCCCTCTTGCCCCAAGTAATGGGATACCAGTGAGTGATAAGAGAGGTTATAAGTTGAAGGTGAGTGGGTAGGGGTGTGTGTCACACGTAATAACAAGAGATTTTGGGCACCTTGAAATTGCATATTTGGTTTTGAACtaggcaggagcagaggagcGGGTGTTAGAGTGGAGGCAGAAATGCTGTTGCTAGACTCACGCAGAATGAAAAATGCGACTGAAACGAGGAGAGCAAAAGGAGATGTCACACGTTCTTCTCTGGGCATTTGGTCACCGCTGGAGTGCTGGTGGCTCCTGCATACTGCACCCAGTGTGTTAGTAACTGCAAAGACCTTGTTCTCATGCAGCGCTAAAGGCAACTCTGGATCCTTCGCTGGTGTTGTGAACCTTCCTGTGGGGTCTGGCCAGCTGAGATCTTCCCCGCTGGGCTCTAGGAATGTTTGTGCCGTGTTTAAAATGCCCAACTTTGAAACTGCAACTCAGAATAAATGATGGGGGCAAGGACTGAGCCGAGCATGgagagctctgctgggctggtACGGTCGGCTCCAGAGAGCCCCCGGGAGTTCACCCTTGGGTGCCAAACCTGCTTGAGGGGTACTTGGCTCTGGCCTTTGGTGCCGTCCTCTCCTCCCATTACACTTTAGAAAATCCAGAGAAATTGGATATGTAGAGAAGGTAGGAGTAGGGAACACCGGGAACTGTATCCGCTATCCTGCAAGAACTTTGCATCCTTGAAAGGCTGACGTGGGGGAAGGTCCAAGGCTCCATCCCCAAGCTGTATTTGAACCTAGGAGGGGTGGCCTGGCcagggggagagaaaacaggGCTTGAGAACAGTGGGTGCCCCGATGTCATCCTATCTACAAGgctgggagggaaaaagggaGCTTGGCTGTGCCATTACCCGCTTCCCACTGGCCACCTGCTTCTGGGAAAAGATCCAGAGCCGTGAGGCTGTTAATAACAAGGCTTTGTTTATTGACAGGGTTGACGATGAGTCAGCTTCCGTCTACGAGAACCTTAACATCAAAAGCCCAAAGGTTTCAGGGATGAGTAATACAGGGCGATAAAGGAGCTGGAGGTGAGCTGTATGGAGGCTGTACAGGTAGGAATGCTTCCCTTGATTAACTGAGAGCGTCACCGTAGTCTGTTTACATTGCATTTGACCTACCTCCTCTTCAGCTCAGCTTATGCAGACCTCCGTGGCTCTGCCTGCATCAGGGAAGGCAGCTATGCTTTGATGAAAGCTGATGGAGCCTGAAGACGTTGTACTTAGGGACatgtttagtggtggacttggcagtcccaggttaacggttggactcgatggtcttaaaggtcttttccgaCCTAAATGTTTGCGTGATTCTACAATGTGGCTGTGGCAGAGAACAGGGGGGAATGGCAAAACGGGACCTGAACAGGGAAACACATTTATAATGTTaccagggtggggggagatCTGTTTTTTTGGACTGTTACGTTAGGAGGCTGTCAGACTCGGAGAACAAGACTGTATGCAAACAAATAGGAAAGACTTCACACGCTGGGAGTGTCTCAGCTCTGTAGCCTTATCAATGCACTTTTCTCCCAGTTATAAACCCTGCCacccttcttccttcttgttttttGGAATGCAGGATTTACAGTGTTTACGTCCACCCTTCCCAAGTTCTGCAGTTGCAGACAATTTTTTTTGCCCATCTTGCCTTCCCCAAGCACCTTGGATTCAGCGAGGAAGAAGCTGACTGTAAGAAGCAAGCAGAGTCTGCGCCTAAGAACGTGCCTTGACCTAACTTATTCGTGAGAAGGATCTTCTCCCATTCTCCCCTGTATCAGTAGGTTGATATTTATGTGGAAGTGCCTCTGGACATTCATTAGGGCATCAAAgctcagtttaatttttttttttttaatttaagattcttattttttacATACAAATTGTTAAAAGGAACGGAAACAACTATTTGCTTAGGAGCTTTTCCAGGGTTGCCCACTTAGGGTGTTAGTAAAATGTTAGTACACTTCAATGTTTTCATTAGGTCAATCATTTCTAAGTGTTTTTAGACTAAATCCTGGAGTAACTTTGCTGCCTGTGAGTGTGAGAAATAGAGAGCACTGCCTGGACCCAGGTATTTGCACCTCTGTTCGTTCTCTTCTCACACTTCCTTTTGGCTGTACTGGTTCTAGATTTCTATGCAACCCTGCCAAAGCACACCGAGCAAGCCCTGCTGCTGTAGTACAGCAGACGCGTGTGTGTGCCTGGGAGTGCTAGCCGCTCTGCACGCGGGTTTCATAGCAGAACTGAGAGACAGAGGTGGGCATCTCCATCCTGGCTGTGTGGGTCTCAGCGCTGAGCTAAGTGAAATCTCACCTAACTGATGGGTGCTGAagggcaggaaagcagctgtggctgtgcgCTGTGCTTTTAGCCACCCCTAGTGAGTAACAGCCTCGAATACTAACGGAGCTGAACTTTTTGAGCTGGGCCCCTCTAAGCTTGATGCAGCTCTTGCATTACCTTGCTGCATgacctcttttctttctcccttgcAACTATATGGCAAGTGTTGTGTCTGCTGAGTAAGGGTGTTGTAGGAGTGTTTGTGACTTGACCAGCGCTATGAAGATGAGCGTGTCACTGAGTGGAGTATTCCAGTTCTGGTCATAAGTCTTGACTTGTGACTGCCAGTGCTTCCTGCTGTTCCAGCCCTAAGGCCTGCAAATAGTCCTGCCAAAGAACCCCTTCCTGCAGGATCCACGTGTCTGGAAGTGTGCTCTGAGGGGAGCCTTGGGTCTGAGGGCCAGTGCCTGAACCTCCAGAGCATACGTGGGGCTGATGCTGGGGTCCTCCTAGGTCCCTGGCACAAGGTGGGCTCGCTGCATGGTGGGGGTGTTAGTGCCTGGAGCGCCGGCTCCGAGTGTTGAGCAGAAGGGGTTGAACAAGAGCACAATGATGTACCTTGGCTGTATTTCCTGGCTGGTCTTCCTGGTCCCATGTCCCAGGGACAGgagaactgtttatttttattgcacttttaataaatattgaaTATTCTCAAGgcaggtggttttgttttggtgttggtttttttttcctgaagtagtTTACTTTTTGGGAAAGTGACTTGACAGTTGATGCGGACAATGGGGCAGCCCCAGTGTGTCCCATCGCCAAACgctgctgctcagggccccATTTTCACTTGCTTTGGCTCTTCCTTTTGGTTATGCGTGAGCGAGAGGttcagctgccttccagctaAACCTTCAGCCTGTGTTCCCAAGCCCACAGTGAGAAGGGGAGGTGCAAAGGGACAGCCCCCCCAAGGATGCTGTGGCAGACAATTGGGAGCAGTTGGAACTGTGGGAACATCTCTGTGGCCCAGTTGCCACCGTAACAATAGATTTTATAGGCTGAAGATGTTAtttcccgctcccctgcccttAGGTCCCATCAGTGGGAGCTGAGTGGTAACGAAGATGTGATGACAAAGCACTTCGTCTGCACTAGTGTCTGTTTGCTGGGCTTAGCCCCAAAAGCACCTCGGGTAAAATGGAAGTCCCTTCTCTGCCTTAAGTCTTGGTGAGTCGCTTTTTCCAAGAGCACGTTTAAATTGGTCCTGTGAAGATATCCCTTCAGTGGCAAGCACAGTGGAATGGACAGGGTGATACAAGTGAGAATCCCTGTCAAGCCCAGTGACTTTGGCAGAAGTTGTTAAGAGTGCCTGGAGTAGTTTCTGCAGACACATGGCTGGCGCAGATAATACCAGCCTGCAGCTGAACAACAAAGGTGTTGCAGATACAGCGCACAGCGGCTTTCCATGGGAGTTTTGCATAGCAACAGACTGGAGTTACTTCTGCCATTGCTTCAgccttttctatttcaaattaGATTTCCTGAAAACGGAGACTGGAAGCAACTTTCATCCAGCTGGGAAGAAGCAAAAGATGAGCAGTCTTTGCAGCTTCTCATTTTTCAGGTCAGGTCAAATCAGGTAGACACAGAGGGAAGTTGCATCTGGGGCAGCACCACCTAGATGGTAGTAAGTGTGGATTTACAGGATAAAGCTGCCCATGTGTGCAGCATTGTACAACGCTGGGACAGCTGATGTACGACCCAGAGTACAGACATGCCACCTGCTGTGTAGCTACCATGATTTGGGAATGCAGCTGGACTCGGGGCTGCTAAGCGaacacctccagctgcaggtaGGAAGGGAAATGTGGAGTAATTGCTACAAACTGACACCTTGCATTGTATAAAACCATAATTTAATACATACACATATGGTACTTACATAGAATGCCATCTTACATCCATGTGTTTgaatagaaaacatttaattgtaAGCCACTGTCATCATGAAGACTTTTGTTAATCACTGTCAGAAGATCACTggatcaaataaaaatataagtgTAAGAACTGGCCTGTGTCTTAATACTGACACGTTAAGATTAGGAGGGTAAAGCTCTCAAAAGATGGAACATCTATCGTTGTGGTAACAGTTTGTCTGTGAGTATGAATCAAGTTCACTGATGGTGTCACTCGAGGGGCGGGGTGGTACCACTGTGTCAGTGTCCTAACAGTGCTCACCCCCTGCCTTCAAAATCGCTTTCCAGGTAGGgatgagtgattttttttttaagcgtCATCTTAGGGAAAAAATGGGTAGAAAGGCTGCTTTGTTCCGTTCAAAAGCTCACCAGAATAGCAGCACAGCCGGGAAGGGGGTAGCGGTGACAGACCCGGGTGTGTCAGCAGGAGGCAGCATTTGCACCACCAGCACTGAATAATGCCCTGGAAAATGTCCCAGGCATGCGGAATAAGGATAATTTTCATCTGCTTATACGACTCTGACATGTCTTTACCCTCCagttcccagctcctcttaGGAATAATCAGGTAGATCCTTCAGTTTGCAAAAATAGCCCTTTAATTCCCTGAGGGAGTTAGAGGAATTGCACCCAGTGTCACCTGGGGTCCATCCAAGGCAGCACACGGTGGGTGCCGGTGCCACTCGTGGCAAACCTCCGAGGAACCTGCCTGTTGCTTGGAAGGCTCCGTTTCTATGGAGAGCTTGGCAGCAGGATGCTGAGGCAGCTCCTTGGAGCATTCCTGGGCTGGAGACGGCTTGGCAGGCAAGTGTTTCGGCAGAACTCCTGGAGGAGGATGCGTGTGTTCAAGCGCAGGCACAGGGGGAGTGTGGGGAGTGGGCCACAGGGTCTGCCAGCAAACAAGGAACATGCCTGGGGCATTGGTCCTGCCGGCCGCGcgtgctgcagggagggagctggcagcctcGCTGCTACTGGAAGGGGGGTTGTGTCACTGGTGGTGCCACTGTGGTGTGTTTAGGGGGAAGATACTCTGGCCTGCTCATTGCAACAGTCCTTGTGAAGCAGCGGAGGTTCCCTGTCTTCAGGGCACACTGGACTGGCCACAGAATGATGCAGAACAGGATGATGATCAACGCGGAGAGGAGGACGATGCGTTTCCAGTCATCGCACATGTCACAGCGGGACAGCCTCCCAGCTAACCCTGCCGGGGGGGCCTCCGGGCTTTCTGGCTTGCTCATGGCAACGTCAATGGAGATACACGAGTCTGGATTCTCAGGGTCGTCAGAAGACTGACGGCAGCAGAGCTTGGTCCCTTCCATCCAGAGCACCTTCTCCTGCTGGAGTTCGGGAGGCAGCGTGGCGAGGAGCTCCCTGCTGGTCTCCAGTGCTGGGGCACCTTCCTGAGGGATGCTGgtcagctgcctgcagaaggggcaggggagctggTCCTCTGGCTGGTTTGGGGGCAGCCCCGTGCTCAGGCGGGCCACGCACTCCAGGCAGAACACGTGGGAGCACTGGAGCAGCTTGGGCGTCTTGAAGGTATTGTCGTAGGTGTTGAAGCAAATGGAACACTCAACAGGGGAGGTTGGCTTCGGAGATGTTGGGTTTGGAGACCCCGGCTTGTCAGTTGGGGACCTTGCCTTCCTCTTGCCATCTCCTGGGGAGGTGACAACGATGGGGCTGATGGGGATGGGGATTTCACTTGGAGATGTGGGGACTGGGCTGGTGGGGGAGTCTGGTGTGCTGGAGTGCCACAGCTGCGTGAAGCACGACATGACGGAGCCCGAGGAAATGAACAGAGCCCTGGGAGACtctagaagagaagaaaaccacagcCTTCATTTCAAACAATTTGAACACACCCATCACCAGGCCTGTGTGTAACCCCTTAAAAGGAACAAAGAGCAAGTTCGTGACTTCCACGGCATCCTGAGCCTGGAAGAGATCCCTGCTAGAGACGAGAATGACACAGGTAGCCTGTTTGAAGCTGCGTACCGAAGGTGAAGTTAAACATCCTGCAAAGAAGCAAGCAACCAGCAGAGATCCACCATCCAGCCAAAGCCTTTTCACCAGAACCCCCATGGGCTTATAGATGGGTGCAGTCTTTCCCCATACATGCCTCCCTCTGggcagaaaaaacacaacaaaaacctACCCCGGCTGGTGCTCGCCGAAACctgagcagggaggagagcagaagACTCCATGAGGTCAAGCAGGGACCTCGCTATGGCAGTCTCCCAGTGTCTGGGAGGCACTCAGATATTATGGTGGCAGCATGAGCAAGGCCTAAGAGACAGATAACGCTGTTCAGTTGTGGAGGTGATGAGGGGGAGGTTAATCTTTCTTGATGTGCTCTGACAGAGCTTTGTGCCTTGAATCATGGTTCATGCCTGGCAGGCAGGCGAGGCACCACCCGGTGATGCTGCCTGGTTTAGTCTGTCCACAGCGGGGTCTGAACTCCCCCCCCATATCACAGGAGAACCCAAGGGAGGTGAGGAAACACCTTATCTTGCAAAGTTTATTTCATCCTTGACTCCAAGCAGCACAAGAAGCATTTCTGTCTTGTCACTGTgacacagcaagaaaagcaacattGAAGGAAATGGCCTTGGCGCCAGAGCAAGGGGaattctttgctgtttccttgtTGCTCTGGTTTCCCTAGGGAAACACAGTTCCTCCCTGTCCTCGGCCCTGGAGCAGTGCCAGCACGGCCCAAGCCTTGCTGTGTGCTGCCATGTGCTCTCTGCTTTGTTGTggtgtgcaggcaggagcctcGAGCTGAGCGGCTGATACGCCACTTCTAGCAAACTGGTTTACAATGCGCTCCAGTCTTTTCAGCAACCGAAGCGTTGCCCTGAACTCAAGTTATCCCTAGGC comes from the Falco rusticolus isolate bFalRus1 chromosome 3, bFalRus1.pri, whole genome shotgun sequence genome and includes:
- the RNF223 gene encoding RING finger protein 223, which codes for MESSALLPAQVSASTSRESPRALFISSGSVMSCFTQLWHSSTPDSPTSPVPTSPSEIPIPISPIVVTSPGDGKRKARSPTDKPGSPNPTSPKPTSPVECSICFNTYDNTFKTPKLLQCSHVFCLECVARLSTGLPPNQPEDQLPCPFCRQLTSIPQEGAPALETSRELLATLPPELQQEKVLWMEGTKLCCRQSSDDPENPDSCISIDVAMSKPESPEAPPAGLAGRLSRCDMCDDWKRIVLLSALIIILFCIILWPVQCALKTGNLRCFTRTVAMSRPEYLPPKHTTVAPPVTQPPFQ